In one Methylobacterium sp. SyP6R genomic region, the following are encoded:
- a CDS encoding 2-hydroxyacid dehydrogenase — protein MTAPLTARPLVAYKSDPVRGAIWHDIFTREAPDLRLLDWAPEGEAADAPYLVAWTPPGDLPRAMPNLDVLFCIGAGIDHLPVHDLPQAVQVVRMVDPNLTASMVEYVVMAVLALHRDLPFYRTEQAAGRWTPRPVRPAAERRVGIMGLGVLGQAAAQALRSFGFPIRGWSASSKSIDGVETFAGDATLSDFLSGTDILVCLLPLTGATRGILNRDLFARLPAGAALVNTGRGGHVVEADLLAALENGRLSGAVLDVLAAEPPPADHSLLAHPLVLATPHIASATQPAGAARQVIQGVRAHLRGEPIAHAVDRLQGY, from the coding sequence ATGACCGCCCCTCTTACCGCTCGGCCCCTCGTCGCCTACAAGTCGGACCCGGTGCGCGGCGCCATCTGGCACGACATCTTTACCCGCGAGGCGCCGGATCTGCGCCTCCTCGATTGGGCGCCGGAGGGCGAGGCGGCCGATGCACCCTATCTCGTCGCCTGGACGCCGCCGGGGGATCTCCCCCGCGCGATGCCGAACCTAGACGTGCTGTTCTGCATCGGGGCCGGCATCGACCACCTCCCCGTCCATGATCTGCCGCAAGCCGTGCAGGTGGTGCGGATGGTCGATCCCAACCTCACCGCCTCGATGGTCGAGTACGTCGTCATGGCGGTGCTGGCGCTCCACCGCGACCTCCCGTTCTACCGGACCGAGCAGGCTGCCGGGCGCTGGACCCCGCGGCCGGTGCGGCCGGCAGCGGAGCGCCGGGTCGGCATCATGGGTCTCGGCGTTCTCGGCCAGGCGGCGGCACAGGCCTTGCGCAGCTTCGGCTTCCCGATCCGCGGCTGGAGCGCGTCGTCGAAGTCCATCGACGGGGTCGAGACCTTCGCAGGCGACGCGACCTTGAGCGACTTCCTGTCCGGCACCGACATCCTGGTCTGCCTGCTGCCGCTCACGGGTGCGACCCGCGGGATCCTGAATCGCGACCTGTTCGCCCGCCTGCCCGCCGGTGCCGCCCTGGTGAATACCGGTCGCGGCGGCCACGTGGTCGAGGCCGACCTGCTCGCCGCCCTCGAGAACGGCCGGCTCTCGGGCGCCGTCCTCGACGTGCTCGCGGCCGAGCCGCCGCCGGCCGATCATTCGCTCCTTGCACATCCCCTGGTGCTCGCGACGCCGCACATCGCGAGTGCCACCCAGCCGGCCGGTGCCGCCCGGCAGGTGATTCAGGGCGTGCGCGCGCATCTGCGCGGCGAGCCGATCGCGCACGCTGTCGACCGCTTGCAGGGATACTGA
- a CDS encoding haloacid dehalogenase type II yields the protein MTRLAPKFITFDCYGTLIYFEMAPVARRLYADRVPAERMDAFVADFSAYRLDEVLGPWKPYKDVVANSLIRTCKANGVAYRDSDADAVYAAVPTWGPHPDVVEGLAKVAKEFPLVILSNSMKELIPHSVAKLGAPFHGAYTAEEAQAYKPRMQAFEYMFDQLGCGPEDVLHCSSSFRYDLMTAHDLRITNKVWVNRGHEPANPYYGYHEIKDIGGLPGLLGL from the coding sequence ATGACCCGCCTGGCCCCCAAGTTCATCACCTTCGATTGCTACGGCACTCTGATCTACTTCGAGATGGCGCCGGTCGCTCGCCGCCTCTACGCCGACCGGGTGCCGGCGGAGCGGATGGACGCCTTCGTGGCCGACTTCTCGGCCTACCGCCTCGACGAGGTCCTCGGCCCTTGGAAGCCCTACAAGGACGTGGTCGCCAATTCTCTCATCCGCACCTGCAAGGCCAACGGCGTCGCGTACCGCGACAGCGACGCCGACGCGGTCTACGCCGCGGTGCCGACCTGGGGCCCGCATCCGGACGTCGTCGAGGGGCTGGCCAAGGTCGCCAAGGAATTCCCCCTGGTGATCCTGTCGAACTCGATGAAGGAGCTGATCCCGCACTCGGTCGCCAAGCTCGGCGCGCCGTTCCACGGCGCTTACACGGCGGAAGAGGCTCAGGCCTACAAGCCGCGCATGCAAGCCTTCGAGTACATGTTCGACCAACTCGGCTGCGGCCCCGAGGACGTGCTGCACTGCTCCTCGAGCTTCCGTTACGACCTGATGACCGCGCATGACTTGCGCATCACCAACAAGGTGTGGGTCAACCGCGGCCACGAGCCGGCCAACCCCTATTACGGCTACCACGAGATCAAGGACATCGGCGGCCTGCCGGGCCTGCTCGGCCTGTAA